A section of the Triticum dicoccoides isolate Atlit2015 ecotype Zavitan chromosome 7A, WEW_v2.0, whole genome shotgun sequence genome encodes:
- the LOC119334706 gene encoding translation initiation factor IF-2-like, whose product MERQPRPHLAVAAEEAIALYDACWFHRLVLSSYSPPAPLTPAPAPEREQPEQPPAEESKSELQRAPSGLQRHRRTRSDEAKAAAFHGQLEPLKIPNGHRARLETILSGKDGLAAPEPLPERRRPEARRPGGRRRRSRRGRSLSELEFEEVKGLQDLGFTFSETDVDAELASIVPGLRRLRADEEARRAKAAAAEAEAEEEACRNRAAAAASDAAPRRPYLSEAWEDEEAEVRRVLSNFRIPAAADGADLKENLRLWAHTVASAVR is encoded by the coding sequence ATGGAGCGGCAGCCTCGGCCGCACCTAGCCGTGGCGGCGGAGGAGGCCATCGCGCTCTACGACGCCTGCTGGTTCCACCGCCTCGTGCTCAGCTCCTACTCCCCTCCCGCGCCTCtgacgccggcgccggcgcctgAGCGGGAGCAGCCGGAGCAGCCGCCGGCGGAGGAGAGCAAGAGCGAGCTGCAGCGGGCCCCGTCGGGGCTGCAGCGGCACCGCCGGACGCGGAGCGACGAGGCCAAGGCCGCCGCGTTCCACGGCCAGCTGGAGCCGCTCAAGATCCCCAACGGCCACCGCGCGAGGCTCGAGACCATCCTGTCCGGGAAGGACGGCCTggcggcgccggagccgctgccggAGCGCCGGAGGCCGGAGGCGCGGCGGCCCGGCGGGAGGAGGCGCAGGAGCCGCCGCGGGCGGAGCCTGTCGGAGCTGGAGTTCGAGGAGGTCAAGGGCCTGCAGGACCTCGGCTTCACCTTCTCCGAGACCGACGTCGACGCCGAGCTCGCGTCCATCGTGCCGGGGCTCCGGCGGCTGCGGGCGGACGAAGAGGCCAGAAgagccaaggcggcggcggcggaggcggaggcggaggaggaagcctgCAGAAACAGGGCGGCCGCGGCGGCCTCCGACGCGGCGCCGAGGAGGCCCTACTTGTCCGAGGCGTGGGAGGACGAGGAGGCGGAGGTGAGGAGGGTACTGAGCAACTTCAGGATCCCAGCCGCCGCCGACGGGGCCGACCTCAAGGAGAACCTCCGCCTCTGGGCGCACACCGTGGCCTCCGCCGTCCGGTGA